A genomic window from Flavobacterium johnsoniae includes:
- a CDS encoding ExbD/TolR family protein has protein sequence MAELNTGDGGGGKGGKVRSKKQSSKVDLTAMVDLAFLLITFFMLTTSLSKPQSMDLSLPDKDPNEKDNKDTKVDENRTMTVMLGGDNKMVYYMGLLATPKVGPKDITYGKDGIRRELLKQKKNVLAYSASLGKPKNGIIVIIKPTKKSNYKNLVDILDEMAITGVDTYAIVPEFTPEETKVIDKK, from the coding sequence ATGGCTGAATTAAATACTGGCGACGGCGGTGGTGGTAAAGGCGGTAAAGTAAGAAGCAAAAAACAAAGCTCTAAAGTCGATTTAACGGCGATGGTAGATTTGGCATTCTTATTGATTACATTCTTTATGTTAACTACTTCGTTGTCAAAACCTCAATCCATGGATTTGTCTCTGCCAGATAAAGATCCGAATGAGAAAGATAATAAGGACACTAAAGTAGACGAAAATCGTACCATGACAGTAATGTTAGGAGGCGATAACAAAATGGTTTACTATATGGGGTTATTAGCTACTCCTAAAGTAGGTCCTAAAGACATTACTTATGGTAAAGATGGTATCCGTAGAGAATTGTTAAAACAAAAGAAAAATGTTTTAGCATACTCTGCTTCTTTAGGAAAACCTAAAAATGGTATCATTGTAATCATTAAACCAACTAAGAAATCAAATTACAAAAATTTGGTTGATATTTTGGATGAAATGGCAATTACAGGAGTAGATACTTATGCTATCGTTCCTGAGTTTACACCTGAAGAGACAAAAGTGATTGATAAAAAATAA
- a CDS encoding PstS family phosphate ABC transporter substrate-binding protein: protein MLKYSKALGLIIFVFLFVTCNQKNKNEAEKETILKGSLDIAVDETVKQIVDDQVAVFEGTYYDAKITVKPKSEAEVINDLLNQKTKVAITTRDLTAEEKARFEKSKINPRVTPFAHDAIAFISSKNNNDTLIALKSVIDFLQGKPDPKIKGLVFDNPNSSTVRYIKELAKVKEVPKSGVFSFKTNNEVIKFVSENEGMIGVIGINWFYQPTPDMTETINKINVLYVKGLNSNEYSSPTQNDLETGKYPLARDLFIINCQGYSGLGMGFASFIAGDIGQRIVLKSGLLPYKTPGRKLKIRNEIIKDKE, encoded by the coding sequence ATGTTGAAATATAGTAAGGCTTTGGGATTAATAATTTTTGTCTTTTTGTTTGTTACTTGCAACCAAAAAAACAAGAATGAGGCTGAAAAAGAAACCATTTTAAAAGGATCACTTGATATTGCGGTTGACGAGACTGTAAAACAGATTGTAGACGATCAGGTTGCTGTTTTTGAAGGAACTTACTATGATGCAAAAATTACGGTGAAACCAAAATCGGAAGCTGAAGTAATCAATGATTTGTTGAATCAAAAAACAAAAGTTGCAATAACGACTAGAGATTTAACGGCAGAAGAAAAAGCTAGATTTGAAAAAAGTAAAATCAATCCGCGTGTAACGCCTTTTGCTCACGATGCAATTGCATTTATTTCTAGCAAAAACAATAATGATACACTTATTGCGTTGAAAAGTGTAATCGATTTTCTTCAAGGTAAACCTGATCCAAAAATTAAAGGGTTGGTTTTTGATAATCCTAATTCAAGTACGGTTCGTTATATAAAAGAATTAGCGAAAGTAAAAGAGGTTCCGAAATCTGGAGTTTTCTCTTTTAAAACAAATAATGAAGTAATAAAATTTGTTTCTGAAAACGAAGGAATGATTGGTGTTATAGGTATTAACTGGTTTTATCAGCCTACTCCTGACATGACGGAAACTATAAATAAAATAAACGTTCTTTACGTAAAAGGCTTAAATAGCAATGAATACTCTAGTCCTACTCAAAATGACTTAGAAACTGGGAAATACCCTTTGGCACGTGATTTGTTTATAATTAACTGTCAAGGTTATTCTGGACTAGGAATGGGATTTGCTTCATTCATAGCTGGAGATATTGGACAAAGAATCGTTTTGAAATCAGGTTTGCTTCCGTACAAAACTCCAGGAAGAAAACTTAAAATTAGAAATGAAATTATAAAAGATAAAGAATAA
- a CDS encoding ExbD/TolR family protein: MAKIKMKKKSTSTDMTAMCDVAFLLLTFFILTATAKVPEALPVDMPSSVAQTKLPDSDLAIITVGKGKVFFDIKGREIRKRTLEGMGAKYGINFTEEDKTKFSLMDDFGVPIAGLKQIIDMKAADRTKAEQPGIPLDSLDNQLKEWLLISRRATIDLDDKELQIAIKGDAKEEYPKIKKIMDILQDQKINSFNLVTGKRGRDF, encoded by the coding sequence ATGGCTAAAATAAAAATGAAAAAAAAGTCGACATCGACAGATATGACTGCGATGTGTGATGTTGCATTCCTTTTGCTAACGTTCTTTATTTTGACCGCTACTGCTAAAGTGCCAGAAGCACTTCCTGTAGACATGCCTTCTTCTGTTGCTCAAACTAAATTGCCAGATTCAGATTTGGCTATTATTACAGTAGGAAAAGGAAAAGTGTTTTTTGACATCAAAGGTAGAGAGATTCGTAAAAGAACTCTTGAAGGAATGGGAGCAAAATACGGTATCAACTTCACAGAAGAAGATAAAACCAAATTTTCTCTTATGGACGATTTTGGTGTGCCAATCGCAGGTTTAAAGCAAATCATTGATATGAAAGCGGCGGACAGAACCAAAGCAGAACAACCTGGAATTCCTTTGGATTCATTAGATAATCAATTAAAAGAATGGCTTCTTATTTCTAGAAGAGCTACAATTGATTTAGATGATAAAGAATTACAGATTGCGATAAAAGGAGATGCTAAAGAAGAATATCCAAAAATTAAAAAAATTATGGATATCTTACAAGATCAGAAAATCAACTCTTTTAACTTGGTAACAGGCAAGAGAGGGAGAGACTTTTAA
- a CDS encoding MotA/TolQ/ExbB proton channel family protein translates to MANVKVKKESTSNGGGMITGIIIVACILVGFLIWKFVMGSPANFEGGNPETGHPINTLGMVYKGGFIVPALLGMFLMVVVFSIERFIVISKAAGKANLDTFMKNVQGSIKEGNIEAAIASCDKQQGSVANAIKSALIKYQDVKKEGFNSEEASEVIHKEIEEATSLEMPMLEKNMTIVSTLVSLGTLGGLLGTVSGMIKAFGALASAGTPDQAALATGISEALINTATGISTSVLAIISYNFFTAKIDDLTYSIDEAGTTIVNTYRKFRGSLRQ, encoded by the coding sequence ATGGCAAACGTTAAAGTTAAAAAAGAGAGCACTTCAAATGGGGGAGGAATGATTACAGGAATCATTATTGTAGCGTGTATCTTAGTTGGGTTTTTAATTTGGAAATTCGTTATGGGTTCTCCTGCTAACTTTGAGGGAGGGAATCCAGAAACTGGTCACCCAATCAATACTTTAGGAATGGTATACAAAGGAGGTTTTATTGTACCAGCATTATTAGGTATGTTCTTAATGGTTGTTGTTTTTTCTATTGAAAGATTTATTGTTATCTCTAAAGCTGCTGGAAAAGCTAATTTAGATACATTCATGAAAAATGTTCAAGGTAGTATTAAGGAAGGAAACATCGAAGCTGCTATCGCTTCATGTGACAAACAACAAGGTTCTGTTGCAAACGCAATTAAATCTGCTTTGATTAAATATCAAGACGTTAAAAAAGAAGGATTCAACAGTGAAGAAGCTTCTGAAGTAATCCACAAAGAAATTGAAGAGGCAACTTCATTAGAAATGCCAATGTTAGAGAAAAACATGACTATTGTTTCTACTTTAGTATCTTTAGGTACATTAGGAGGATTATTAGGAACTGTATCTGGTATGATTAAAGCGTTTGGTGCGTTAGCTTCTGCTGGAACTCCAGATCAAGCTGCTCTTGCAACAGGTATCTCTGAGGCACTTATCAACACTGCAACAGGTATCTCTACTTCTGTATTAGCGATCATCTCTTACAACTTCTTTACTGCTAAAATTGACGATTTAACTTACTCTATCGATGAGGCTGGTACTACAATCGTTAATACTTACAGAAAATTCAGAGGAAGTTTAAGACAATAA
- a CDS encoding energy transducer TonB, giving the protein MKLDIIKNQWLDIVFEGRNKIYGAYELRKSNGKTTVKALIIGSIIFSFAVAAPLIASLLPDSQEVEENNDIKIATVKLPPKKKEEIKPNQPPPPPPPPKVDQVKFVKPVVAKAEEVTEDPPKIVDLKDKKVGAETIKGDPDAVLTVDEPVGKGPVQEVIQEDNTVYNTAGIEVKPDFPGGIDKFYKFVGNNYKTPEEEGLKGKVYVTFVVEKDGSLTDIKVLRDIGYGTGAEAIRVLKKCPKWTPGEQNGKKVRVLYSLPITIQSAE; this is encoded by the coding sequence ATGAAATTAGATATTATAAAAAATCAATGGCTTGATATCGTATTCGAAGGACGTAATAAGATATATGGAGCATACGAGCTAAGAAAATCGAACGGTAAAACAACTGTGAAAGCACTTATTATCGGTTCTATTATTTTTAGTTTTGCAGTTGCTGCACCTCTTATTGCTAGTCTTTTACCAGATTCGCAAGAAGTGGAAGAAAACAACGATATTAAGATTGCAACGGTAAAATTACCTCCAAAGAAAAAAGAGGAAATTAAACCAAATCAACCGCCACCACCACCGCCACCACCAAAAGTGGATCAGGTTAAATTCGTAAAACCAGTGGTTGCAAAAGCGGAAGAAGTTACTGAAGATCCACCGAAAATTGTGGATTTGAAAGACAAAAAAGTTGGTGCTGAAACTATCAAAGGAGATCCAGATGCAGTTCTAACTGTTGATGAGCCAGTTGGTAAAGGACCAGTTCAAGAAGTAATTCAAGAAGATAACACTGTGTATAACACAGCTGGTATCGAGGTAAAACCAGATTTCCCAGGAGGAATTGATAAATTCTACAAATTCGTAGGAAACAATTATAAAACTCCAGAGGAAGAAGGATTAAAAGGTAAAGTTTACGTTACGTTTGTAGTTGAAAAAGACGGGTCGTTAACAGATATCAAAGTTTTAAGAGATATCGGTTACGGAACAGGAGCAGAAGCAATTCGTGTTCTTAAAAAATGTCCAAAATGGACTCCCGGCGAGCAAAATGGTAAAAAAGTTAGGGTATTATACTCTCTTCCTATTACTATTCAATCTGCAGAATAA